From a single Brassica napus cultivar Da-Ae chromosome C9, Da-Ae, whole genome shotgun sequence genomic region:
- the LOC106416621 gene encoding allene oxide cyclase 3, chloroplastic, whose translation MATSSAMSLQSISKTSLGNLSHNHHFNRSSFLGFSRSFQNLGISSNGPDFSSQSRSTSKNLSPTRAFFWNWGKSENARPSKVQELNVYELNEGDRNSPAVLKLGKKPELCLGDLVPFTNKLYTGDLKKRVGITAGLCVLIQHVPEKNGDRFEATYSFYFGDYGHLSVQGPYLTYEDTFLAVTGGSGIFEGAYGQVKLRQLVYPTKLFYTFYIKGIADLPLELTGTAVTPSKDVKPAPEAKATEPGATIKNFTN comes from the exons ATGGCTACTTCTTCTGCGATGTCTCTCCAGTCCATCTCTAAGACTTCTCTCGGCAATCTCTCCCATAATCACCACTTTAATCGAAGCTCTTTTCTAGGTTTCTCCAGATCTTTCCAAAACCTTGGGATCTCATCTAACGGTCCAGATTTCTCCTCCCAATCAAGATCTACTTCCAAGAATCTCTCCCCTACTCGAGCTTTCTTCTGGAACTGGGGAAAGTCAGAAAACGCCAGACCAA GTAAAGTCCAAGAACTCAACGTGTACGAACTCAACGAAGGGGATAGAAACAGCCCAGCTGTTCTAAAACTCGGCAAGAAACCAGAGCTCTGCCTCGGCGATCTCGTGCCCTTCACCAACAAACTCTACACCGGCGATCTCAAAAAGCGCGTGGGAATCACCGCGGGTCTCTGCGTCTTGATCCAACACGTCCCGGAGAAGAACGGTGACCGGTTCGAAGCCACTTACAGTTTCTACTTCGGTGACTATGGCCACCTGTCCGTACAGGGACCGTATTTGACTTACGAAGACACGTTCCTCGCCGTCACTGGTGGCTCCGGGATCTTTGAAGGCGCGTACGGACAAGTGAAGCTTCGTCAGCTTGTGTATCCGACAAAATTGTTCTACACTTTTTACATAAAGGGTATTGCTGATTTGCCGTTGGAGCTTACCGGGACGGCGGTTACGCCGTCAAAGGATGTGAAACCGGCGCCGGAAGCTAAGGCGACGGAGCCAGGCGCAACCATTAAAAACTTTACTAACTAG